A portion of the Trachemys scripta elegans isolate TJP31775 chromosome 9, CAS_Tse_1.0, whole genome shotgun sequence genome contains these proteins:
- the LOC117883423 gene encoding coxsackievirus and adenovirus receptor-like isoform X5, which yields MRNCYISLHMGAKDLDRTLVSLRERFTIQHAAELWNNDVGMVSACQSTGLAPTGDRVVGAVGCTVVFPGPEHIDITGVVRWEYKQNENDPELTVVLYYVASPNPEILPEYKDRVVFNMSDWSLGLKMQLADQGLYRLRREEEEKSGKWIKLEVIESQEPSSGSLMVVGGRNFLTEPLTKPELFRNSSLAGSTIEMVCNVTVGRVDSYQWKKDHKPLPRSDHYQLSWNNSVLLILNAIQADSGCYSCKVTNEVSENETSLELTISDSSAVVSNGVIWGVAVITAVVILVIADGNLYSE from the exons ATGAGGAATTGTTATATCTCTTTGCATATGGGAGCTAAAGACCTCGATAGAACTTTGGTTTCCCTCCGTGAACGATTTACCATCCAGCATGCAGCTGAACTGTGGAATAATGATG TGGGGATGGTTTCTGCATGTCAATCCACTGGTCTTGCACCAACAGGAGACAGGGTGGTTGGTGCCGTGGGCTGCACTGTGGTGTTCCCTGGACCAGAACACATTGACATCACTGGGGTTGTACGGTGGGagtataaacaaaatgaaaatgaccCTGAACTGACTGTCGTACTTTATTATGTGGCATCACCGAATCCAGAAATCTTACCAGAGTATAAGGATCGTGTTGTATTTAACATGTCCGACTGGTCCCTGGGACTGAAAATGCAACTGGCAGATCAAGGCCTGTACAGATtaaggagagaagaggaggagaagagtgGCAAATGGATCAAGCTGGAGGTTATAG AGTCTCAAGAACCATCTTCTGGCAGTCTCATGGTTGTGGGTGGGAGGAATTTTCTCACAG AGCCCTTAACCAAGCCGGAACTCTTTAGGAACTCTTCCTTGGCAGGCTCCACCATTGAAATGGTCTGTAACGTGACCGTAGGTAGGGTGGATTCCTATCAGTGGAAAAAGGACCATAAGCCTCTCCCTAGGTCTGATCACTACCAACTCTCTTGGAATAACAGTGTACTTCTCATACTGAATGCAATACAGGCTGATAGTGGCTGTTACTCCTGCAAAGTTACCAATGAAGTTAGTGAGAACGAAACCTCCCTGGAATTGACCATTAGTG ATTCTTCAGCTGTGGTTTCAAACGGAGTCATTTGGGGAGTTGCTGTCATAACTGCTGTCGTAATTCTAGTAATAG CAGATGGGAACTTATACAGTGAATAA
- the LOC117883423 gene encoding coxsackievirus and adenovirus receptor-like isoform X6 produces MRNCYISLHMGAKDLDRTLVSLRERFTIQHAAELWNNDVGMVSACQSTGLAPTGDRVVGAVGCTVVFPGPEHIDITGVVRWEYKQNENDPELTVVLYYVASPNPEILPEYKDRVVFNMSDWSLGLKMQLADQGLYRLRREEEEKSGKWIKLEVIESQEPSSGSLMVVGGRNFLTEPLTKPELFRNSSLAGSTIEMVCNVTVGRVDSYQWKKDHKPLPRSDHYQLSWNNSVLLILNAIQADSGCYSCKVTNEVSENETSLELTISDSSAVVSNGVIWGVAVITAVVILVIDGNLYSE; encoded by the exons ATGAGGAATTGTTATATCTCTTTGCATATGGGAGCTAAAGACCTCGATAGAACTTTGGTTTCCCTCCGTGAACGATTTACCATCCAGCATGCAGCTGAACTGTGGAATAATGATG TGGGGATGGTTTCTGCATGTCAATCCACTGGTCTTGCACCAACAGGAGACAGGGTGGTTGGTGCCGTGGGCTGCACTGTGGTGTTCCCTGGACCAGAACACATTGACATCACTGGGGTTGTACGGTGGGagtataaacaaaatgaaaatgaccCTGAACTGACTGTCGTACTTTATTATGTGGCATCACCGAATCCAGAAATCTTACCAGAGTATAAGGATCGTGTTGTATTTAACATGTCCGACTGGTCCCTGGGACTGAAAATGCAACTGGCAGATCAAGGCCTGTACAGATtaaggagagaagaggaggagaagagtgGCAAATGGATCAAGCTGGAGGTTATAG AGTCTCAAGAACCATCTTCTGGCAGTCTCATGGTTGTGGGTGGGAGGAATTTTCTCACAG AGCCCTTAACCAAGCCGGAACTCTTTAGGAACTCTTCCTTGGCAGGCTCCACCATTGAAATGGTCTGTAACGTGACCGTAGGTAGGGTGGATTCCTATCAGTGGAAAAAGGACCATAAGCCTCTCCCTAGGTCTGATCACTACCAACTCTCTTGGAATAACAGTGTACTTCTCATACTGAATGCAATACAGGCTGATAGTGGCTGTTACTCCTGCAAAGTTACCAATGAAGTTAGTGAGAACGAAACCTCCCTGGAATTGACCATTAGTG ATTCTTCAGCTGTGGTTTCAAACGGAGTCATTTGGGGAGTTGCTGTCATAACTGCTGTCGTAATTCTAGTAATAG ATGGGAACTTATACAGTGAATAA